The window AGACCGGGTCGACCGGAAAGTTCTCGACGTCCCGCAGACGGGCGACGTCGGCCGCGAAGTCCTGGATCCGGCCGGCGACGCCGCCGAGCCGGGAGATCGGCGCGGTGAAGCTGGTGACCAGGGCCTGGAAGGCGACGAGCAGGCCCACGGTGAGATGGCCCTCGACCGCCCGCAGGCCGCCGATCGTCAGGATCAGCGCACTGTTGAACGCCGCCAGCGTGGGTGCGACGATCGCCAGCCACGCACTGGGCACGCCGAGCCGCTGCTGTACGTCGAGGGTGACCGCGTGCTGTCCGGCCCAGCGGCGGAAGAAGCCGTTCTCGCCGCCCGTGGCCTTCATCGTCTCGATGAGCTGGAGACCGCCGTAGGAGGTGTTGGTCAGGCGGGCGCTCTCGGCGCGCAGCTTCTGGGTCCCGGTGGCCCTCATACGGATCGCGACCCGCAGGGCGATCACATTGAGCAGCGCCACGGCCACGCCGACGAGCGTGAGCTGTGGATCGTAGGTCCACAGCAGCACCGCGTAGAGCACCACCACCACGGCGTCCACGCCCGCGGCGGACAGATCCCGGGCGAGGGTCTCGGCGACCGTGTCGTTGGACTGCAGGCGCTGGACCAGGTCGGCCGGGTTGCGCTGGGAGTAGAAGGTGACCGGAAGTCTGAGCAGGTGCCGGAAGAAGCGGGCACTGCCCAGGGTCGAGGAGATGATGCGCCCGCGCAGCAGGTTGGCCTGCAGGAGCGCGGTGAGGGTCGCGGTGAGTACGAGGGCGACGGCCATCGAGGCGAACAGGACGCCCAGCAGGGACGTCTGCTCCCCGATGAGGAACATGTCGATGTACGTCCGGCTCAGGGCCGGTACCGACACACCGACCGCGACCAGGAGGAGGCTGGAGACCACGGCGGCGGCCATGGTGCCCGAAGTGCCCCGGAGGCGGTCCGGCATGGTGCCCAGGATGCCGGGCCTGCGGCCGCCGCGGCGAAAGCCCTCACCGGGCTCGAAGGTGAGGACGACGCCGGTGAAGCTGGTGTCGAACTCCTCCATCGGGACGAACCGGCGGCCCTTGCCGGGGTCGTTGACGTACACGCCCCTGCGACCGAACCTCCGGGCCGTGCCCTCGTAGACGACGTAGTGGTTGAACTCCCAGAAGAGGATCGCCGGGGCGCTCACCCCGGCGAGCGCGGCCAGGTCCATCTGCATGCCCTTGGCCCCCAGTCCGTACCCGCGGGCGGCCTTGAGGAGGTTGCTGGCGCGGGAGCCGTCGCGGGAGACGCCGCAGGCGATGCGCAGTTCCTCGAGGGGGACGAAGCGTCCGTGGTGGCCGAGGACCATGGCCAGGGCGGCGGCGCCGCATTCCACCGCCTCCATCTGCAGCACGGTGGGGGTGCGTACGGGGCGGGGTGTCCGGCCCCTGGGAGCGGACGTGGGTGTGGGGGCGGACCTGCGGCGCGTGCCGCCCTTCGGCTCGGGGCGGTGTCGGCGGCGTCCGGCGGGCGGGAGCTGCGGCGCCCGCGTCTGCGCACCGGTCTGCACACCGGCCTGCGTCCCGGTCTTTGGCGCGGTCACGGCAGCAGCCAGTCGACCGGGCGCTGTGCGGCGAGGTGGACGGCTCCGGTGACCGGTGTCCTCGACCCGACCTCGTACGGGGGCCCGTCCGCGGAGGACCAGCGGTAGCCGGACGTGGTGGAGGAGGAGCGCTCGAGCCGTACGACCACGGCCACCGGGCTGCCGTGGCGGGAGAACTGTCCGGCGAGAGCGGCGTCGCCGAGGAAGCCGCCGATCTGTGCCTGTGTCAGGGGCGCCCGGCCGACCGCCGTGACGCGCCCGCGCAGCATGCCGAACCGCTGCTGCGGGACGGACTGGACGTTCAGGTCGACCGCGGCGCCCACGGGGATCGCCGAGCCGCTTCCGCCCGGTACGTACAGCACGGCCACCAGCGGGTCCTCCGGATCCTTCACACGTTCCACGGTGGCCACGTCCGCACCTGTGGCGACGACCGAACCCACCTTGGCCACCAGGGTCGTCAGCCGCCCGCCGGTCACCACGCGCACGGGCCGTTCCCCCTGGTCCGTACGGACGTTGAGCAGGGGCGCACCGGCGGCCAGCAACTGGCCCTCCTCGGCGAGGACTCCGGTCACCTGTCCCGCGACCGGCGTCTGCAGTACGTAACTGCCCTCGGCCCGGGTGAGGATGCCGGGTGCGCTCAGCTTGGAGGACACGGTGCCCGTGAGGGCCCAGAAGCTCGCGGCCGCCATGACGACGACCGTGACGGCAAGGACGAGCCGCCCCTGCGGGCGGGCGAAGCGAACGGGCAGATCGAGTTCTTCGGGCGATTGCAGCTTGGAAAGAGCCTTTTGGCGAAACTGCACGGACTATTCCTTCAGCTGCATTCGTATCGGTGGGGCGCGGGGACGCCGGTGAACCCCGGAGCCGTGGGGGACGCTCCGGGGTTCACCGGGATATCCCGATCAGAGACCGGCGCGACCGGTGTTCACCGAAACGCCGGTGATGCCCGTGACGAGGCCGGGGACGTGGGAGACGATGCCCGTGGCCGCCTGGACGGTGTGGAGAGAGCCCACGACACCCACGACGTTGTTGACATCGCTGGTCACGGCGCCGGCCAGGCCGCCGGACACGCTGATGATGCCGCCGGAGACGGCGTCCAGCTCGGTGTCGTCGATCTCGCGGGTCTCGATGTCGTTACGCATGGCGCGCACCTTTCATTGGGGGGAGGAATTCATCACTGCGGGGCCGGCGGCCCGAATTCCGGCCGCCGTGCCCGATTGCTGCGATGGGCACGATGAAAGCACGCGAACGAGGTCTCCACCCAATCCTGTTGACTCCCCATCACGGGCAGACGATCACCTCTGGTGATGGACGTGCAGCTTGATTCACCGAATGGTGGCGACTTCTTCACGAGATCGAGTAACAGATAGGGGCCGCGCGCTTCCGGCGCGGAAGGAATCGTGGCAGACCATCACAAAATGGACTGCGTGGAGTCCGCATATCGAGGAGTGGGGGAGGCCGCCTGTCGAGATCGCGAACACGATGTGCAGGTTTCCGGAGGGCGCGGGGGGTGACGGGTGCGTCACGCCCGGTGCGCGAGCAGGCGGCGCTGCGAGGAGTGCCGCAGAGAGTGCCGCAAACGCCGCCGCGGCGCCCTTGTGCAGGGCGCCGCGGCTCCAACTCCTCCCGGGACGGTGAAAGGGCTACTGCCAGTCGTCCCAGGGCGGCGGCGCCATCTCGTCCAGGTCGAAGGGGGGTTCATCGGGGTCCGGCTCCGCGAGCCGTGCCGCGGACGAGGGGGCCGGAGCGGGGCGGGCCGGAGCGGCCTGCGCCGGACCGGAGGATGCCGGGGCGACGGACTCGGCCGGCGGCGCCGGGGCCGGGCCGGGAACGGTGGCGCCGCACTCCGCCAGGGTGTCGAGGACGCCCTGGGCGTACTTCGCGAGCTTGGCCTCGCCGATTCCCCCGATGGTGCCCAGCTCGTCCGCCGTGGCGGGCAGGAGCGTCGCGATCTCCCGCAGCGTCGCGTCGTGGAAGACGACGTATGCGGGTACGCCCTGCTCCCGCGCCGTCTCGGCCCGCCAGGCGCGCAGGGCCAGGAAGACCGGCTCGGCCGCGGCCGGCAGATCGACCGGCACCCGGGCGCCCTTCCCCGAGCGCGACCCGGACTCCTTGCGGGACGCGGCGGCGGGCGCCTTCTCCTTCCGCATCGGGACGCTGCGGCGTCCTCCCAGGACCTCGCCGCTGTCCTCCGTGAGCACCAGCGTCCCGTAATCGCCCTCCACCGCCAGCAGCCGCTGCGCCAGCAACTGGCGTACGACGCCCCGCCATTCCGCGGTGCCCAGGTCCGCCCCGACGCCGAACACCGAGAGGGCGTCATGGTCGAACTGGATGACCTTCGCCGTCTTCTTGCCCTGGAGGATGTCGATGATCTGGCCGGCGCCGAACTTCTGCCGCCGTTCCTTCGCCAGCCGCCACACGGTGGACAGCAGCTTCTGCGAGGCGACCGTCCCGTCCCAGGACTCGGCCGGCGTCAGACACGTGTCGCAGTTCCCGCAGGGCGTGCCCGACTGCCCGAAGTACTCCAGCAGCCGCACCCGGCGGCAGTCGACCGTCTCGCACAGCGCCAGCATGGCGTCCAGGTGCATGCCCAGGGAGCGGCGGTGCGCCTCGTCGCCCTCGGAACCGTCGATGAGCTTGCGCTGCTGGACCACGTCCTGCAGGCCGTACGCCAGCCACGCCGTGGCCGGCTCGCCGTCGCGGCCGGCACGGCCGGTCTCCTGGTAGTAGCCCTCGACCGACTTCGGCAGGTCGAGGTGTGCCACGAAGCGCACGTCAGGCTTGTCGATGCCCATGCCGAAGGCGATCGTGGCCACCACCACGACCCCGTCCTCCCGCAGGAAGCGCGCCTGGTTCTCCGCCCGCGTACGGGCGTCCATCCCGGCGTGGTACGCCACGGCGTCGATGCCCTGCTCCACGAGGGAGGCCGCGGTCTTCTCCACCGAGGCCCGGGAGAGGCAGTAGACGACACCGGCGTCCCCGGCGTGCTCGGTCCGGATCAGTTCCAGCAGCTGCTTGACCGGGTTGTTCTTCGGGACGATGCGGTACTGGATGTTCGGCCGGTCGAAGCTGGCGACGAAGTGCCGGGCGTCCTCCAGACCGAGCCTCGCCACGATCTCGGCGTGGGTGGCCTCCGTGGCCGTCGCGGTCAGTGCGATCCGCGGCACCTTGGGCCAGCGCTCGTGCAGCATGGACAGCGCGAGGTAGTCGGGCCGGAAGTCGTGACCCCACTGGGCGACGCAGTGCGCCTCGTCGATCGCGAAGAGCGACACCTTGCCGCGGTCGAGCAGCCGCTGGGCGCTCTCGGTGCGCAGCCGCTCGGGGGCCAGGTACAGCAGGTCCAGCTCGTCGGCGAGGAAGGCCTGCTCGACGGCCTGCCGCTCGTACGTGTCCTGCGTCGAATTGAGGAATCCGGCCCGCACCCCGAGGGCGTTGAGCGCGTTCACCTGGTCCTGCATCAGCGCGATGAGCGGCGAGACCACGACGCCCGTGCCCTCCCTGACCAGTGCCGGGATCTGGTAGCAGAGCGACTTGCCGCCGCCGGTCGGCATCAGGACGAGGGCGTCGCCGCCACCGGTGACCTGCTCGATGATCTCCTGCTGCTCACCGCGGAAGGAGCTGTATCCGAACACGCGGTGCAATACCTGCAGAGCGTCGGAGATCTCGGGGGAAGTGTCCGGAAGTGCCATCCGCGAAGCCTAGCGGCACCCACCGACACCTCGGCTCCGGCCGCCGGGCGGGTGCGGGCGTCAGGACGTCGCCGAAGTCCCACGGGCAGCGCACGGACATGCCGCCGCCAGGACTCGACCGAACGGACCAGCCAGGGACAAAGGCCCGTTTTGTACCCCACGCATCGGGTAGTCGCAGTCTGATCGACACCCATCCCGATACGAATGGAGACGCTGTGTCCGTCGTCAAGAATGCCCTCCCGGAAGCCGATCTGAAGGTCGTCGGTGAAGCGCTGCAGGGCGCTCTGGTGGACCTGGTGGACCTCTCGCTCGTCGCCAAGCAGGTGCACTGGAACGTGGTGGGACCCCGGTTCCGGTCCGTGCACCTCCAGCTGGACGAGGTGGTCACCACGGCGCGCACCCACTCGGACGTGGTCGCCGAGCGTGCATCCGCCCTCGGGATCACCCCGGACGGCAGGGCCGCGACGGTGGCGTCCGCCACCGCTGTCACCGGCGTGCCCGAGGGCTGGATCAAGGACGTGGACGCCGTCCGCATCCTCGTCGACGCCCTCAGCACGGTGATCACCCGCATGCGCGAACGCATCCGGTCCACGGACGAGCCCGACCCGGTCACCCAGGACCTCCTGATCGCCGTGACCGGCGAGCTCGAAAAGCACCACTGGATGTTCGCCGCCGAGAACGCCTGAGGGGACCGGGGCGCGGCTCCGGCCGCCCCGGAGGACTTCCCGGGGCGGCCGTGGCGCGGTCGTGGGGCGGTTTCGATCAGGGCAGGATCTCGACGTACCCGTCGGTTCCGTGCACACGGATCCGCTGCCCGTCCCGGATCAGCCGGGTGGCCCGCTCCACGCCCACGACGGCCGGCAGGCCGTACTCCCGGGCGATCACCGCGCCATGGGTCATCAGGCCGCCCACCTCCGTCACCAGGCCCGCGATGCCGACGAACAGCGGGGACCAGCTGGGATCCGTGAAGGCCGTGACCAGGATGTCGCCCGCTTCCAGATCGGCCTGCGCCATGTCGAGGACGACGCGCGCCCTGCCCTCGACGGTCCCGGCCGAGACCGGTACGCCGACCAGGGCGCCCGGCGGCACGTCGTCGCGCCGGTACGCACCTGTCAGGGCCTCGCCCTCCGAGGTGAGCACCCGCGGCGGTGTCAGCGCGTGGTACGCCCTGAACGCGTCCTTGCGCTCCTGGAGGAGCTCTTGCCCGACCTTGCGGTGCGAGCGCACGACGTCGTGGAGTTCCTGGAAGGTGAGGTGGAAGACGTCCTCCCGTTCGGGTACCAGACCCGCCTCGACGAGGCGCCCGGCTTCCTCCAGCAGGGCCTGCTTGTAGACGAAGTAGCGGCTGATGATGTTGTACTTCGGGTACTCCCGGTACCCGATGAAGGTTCGGACCCGGTCGATCATCCGCTTGGCCTCGTCGGCCTTCAGGTCCCCGTCCGGCAGGACCCGCAGGCGTGACAGCACGTCCTGTTCCTTCTCCTGCGCCCTCTGCCGCCCTTGCTCGAAGCGCCGCTCGGCGGCGCCCGGCCCGAAGTTCCGCACGTTGTCGAGGATCACGGGCACCAGAGTGACGGGCCGCTCGCGCCAGCGCGGCCTGGTGATGTCGATCTCGCCGACGCAGCGCATGCCGTACCGGTCGAGATACGCCTCGATGGCGTCGCGCGCCTCGGTCCCGCCCGCGAGTTTCGCCAGCCCGTCCAGGAAGTCCTCGTCCCGGGTGTCCTGCAGGTACGCCACCACCTCCGGCAGCGGGCGGATCACATCGGCGACGTCGAGCAGGGCCAGCCCCATCTCCGACGTGATGTTGTCAGGGGCGGAAAGGGTCAGCGTGTCGGCCGCGTTCTTCTCGCCCAGCCACTCCTGCAGCTTGTCGTTGAGCCACCAGGTGGCCTCCATGCCCGCCATGATCGCCTGATGGCTCAGCGGATCGCTGAGGATCCGCTTGTGCTCCTCGAATGCCTCCAGCAGGAACGCGAACAGCGCCGGTCCGGTCTTCGTCCGGATGCCGCGCTCCAGGGCGGCGGTGGACACCCGGCTGCGCTCGATCAGATCGGTGACGATGGCCGGATCGGTCTCGATCGGGGCGGGCGCAGCACCTCCCGGCGGCGGCCCGCCGGGACCCGTGTCCGGGAGCGAGGGGACGAAGCCGTCGCGGTCGAGGACGGTCTCCAGGGCATCCCTGATCAGCGGATCGCCCTTCCCCAGGGCGTCCAGGAGACCGGCGCGGCTCGCGGGCGAGGCCAGGCGCCGGGTGACGTCGACGAACAGCCTCCCGCCGGCCTCCTGCATCGGGACCATGGCCGTCAGCTGCCACATGGAGAACCCCAGGGACTTCATGGGGTCGGTCATCATCTGTCCGTGACCGACGGAGACGTAGACGTGGTTCTCCCGGTCGCCGGTCTCCGGGACGGGGAACAGCGTCGTGATCGGCCGGCTCTGGACGATCCGGAAGCCGTCGTCGACCAGACACCATTCGATGTCCTGCGGGCGGCCGAAGTGTGCCTCGATCCGCCGCCCGAGCTCCACGAGCCGCACGGCCTGGGCGTCCGTCAGCGCCGGCTGCTCCCGGCGCTCCGCGTCGACCGCGACTTCCTGCGTACCGCCGCCCGGCAGGGCCTGCAGGGCACGCTGTTTGGCGGCGATCGATCTGGCGACGACCGCGCCGCCGCGCACGGCGAAGACGTCCGGGTTCACCAGGCCGGAGACCAGGGCCTCCCCGAGGCCGAAGCCGGCGTCCACGGTGGAGACCGTCCGGTTGCCCGTGACGGGGTCGGCCGTGAACAGGATGCCGGACGCCTGCGGGAAGACCATCTGCTGCACGACCACGGCCATGTGCACCGTACGGTGGTCGATGCCGTTGCGCTGACGGTAGGTCACGGCCCGTTCCGTGAACAGCGAGGCCCAGCACCGGCTGACGTGCCGGAGGGCCGCCGCCGGTCCCACGACGTTCAGGTACGTGTCCTGCTGGCCGGCGAAGGAGGCCGTCGGCAGGTCCTCGGCCGTCGCGCTGGACCGGACGGCGCAGGCGGCCCGCTCGCCGAGCGCGGCGAGCGCGCCGGTGATCTCCGCCGCGAGATCGTCCGGGATCACGATCTCTTCGACCACCCGACGAATCTCCGCGCTGAGCGTGCGGATCGCCTCCCGCTCGTCCGGGCCCACGCGCGCCAGCCGGTCGAGCAGGTCGCCGATCGACGGCGCCTGCGCCACGATCCGCCGGAAGGCGTCCGTCGTCACGCAGAAGCCGCGCGGCACGTCGATTCCTTCGATCCGTGACAGCCCGCCCAGGTGCGCGCCCTTGCCGCCGACGACGGCGACCTGAGTCTCGTCGACCTCTTGAAGATCCAGCACGTGCACGTCGTGGCCCCGTTTCCCCAGGTTGTGGCTTTGATCGACAATTCTGCGCCGTGACCCGGGTCTTGTGGCAAGCCCCCCTGCGCGCTATAACTTGAGAGTGGCAAGGAGAGCGCTCTCCTTGCCTTTGCCATTTCCACCGCCCGCCGGTGAGCCCCGGACACCGGCCCGCGACGCCCCTACGCGGCGGACGGGAGCGGCGTCAGGGAGGCGTACTCCAGTGGTGCGGACGGGTCGATGGACACGTCCAGCGGCGCAGGCTCCGCCCCGGAGCGCACCAGCAGGTCGCCGACGGCCGCGATCATGGCTCCGTTGTCCGTGCACAAGGTCAGGGGCGGAACGCGCAGTTCGATGCCCGCGGAGGCGCATCGTCGCTCCGCCAGGGCCCTGACCCGCGAGTTGGCGGCCACGCCGCCGACCACGATCAGCGTCTTCACGTCGTAGGCGCGGCAGGCCGCCAGAGCCTTGCGGGTCAGCACGTCCGCGACGGCCTCCTGCAGGGCCGCTGCTCCGTCGGCCACCGGCGGCTCCTGACCGAGCTCGCGGTGCTTCTCTGCCCAGCGGGCCGCGGCCGTCTTCAGGCCGGAGAAGGAGAAGGCGTACGGGTCGTCGCCCGGCCGGGTCAGCGGGCGCGGGAAGGTCACGGCCTTGGGATCGCCGTCACGGGCGGCCCGGTCGATGGCGGGCCCGCCCGGATAGGGCAGACCCAGGATCCGGGCCACCTTGTCGAAGCACTCGCCGGCCGCGTCGTCGAGGGTGTCCCCGAGGTGCAGGATCGGCTCGCGCACCAGGTCCCGTACGAGGAGCAGCGAGGTGTGGCCCCCGGAGACGATCAGCACCACGCACGGGTCGGGCAGCGGCCCGTGCTCCAGGGTGTCGGCGGCGACGTGCCCGGCCAGGTGATGGACGCCGTACAGCGGCACCCCGGCCGCGTAGGCCAGGGTCTTGGCCCCGGCCAGGCCGACCTGCAGCGCGCCCGAGAGGCCGGGCCCGGTGGTGACGGCGACCGCGTCGATCTGGCTGAGCCGCAGTCCGGCCCGGTCGAGGGCCTGCCGGACGACCGGGTTGAAGGCGTGCAGGTGCGCGCGGGCGGCGATCTCGGGCACGACGCCGCCGAAGCGGGCGTGCTCGTCCATGCTCGACGCCACCACGTGCGCGAGGAGCCTGCCGTCCTGCACGATGCCCGCGCCGGTCTCGTCGCACGACGACTCGATCCCCAGCACCACTGGTCCGCTCACAGCTCCCCGCCTTCTTCTGCGCCTCATCCGCAATTGCGCACTATATGCAATAAGAGTCGGGTGGTGGCCGACCGGTGCGGGTCAGCGCAGGATCTGGACGGCGTAGAGGGTTCCGACGCCTACGGCGAGGGTGCCGAGCAGGATGCGGAGGGCCGTCTCGGGCAGGTGCGGCTGGAGACGGGCACCGAGGTATCCGCCGACCAGACCACCGGCCCCGCACGTCAGGCCGAGGAGCCAGTCGGGGGCGACATCGCCCGTGGCGGCCAGGGAGAGCAGCGCATAGGTGACCGCGCCGACGACGGAGGTGATGAAGGTGGCGGCCAGCGCCGCGGGCGCGACGGTGGCAACCGGCGCTCCACGCCCGACGAGGACCGGGCCGAGCAGGGAGCCGCCCCCGATCCCGTAGATGCCGCCGACCATGCCGACGGCCAGGGCCAGCGAGGTCGTGGAACGGGGGGAGGGCCGGCGGGTCGCGCGGGCCGGCGCGGGGCGCAGCGTGCGCAGCAGCAGCCACAGCCCGAGGGGCAGCAGCAGTGCGGCGATGAGGAGGCGGAAGACGCGCGGGCCCGGCACGGCGAACACCCGGATCACCGCGCCGATGATCACGCCCGGCACGGTGCCCACGACCAGCAGGCGGGTCAGCGGACCTCTCAGACTCCCCGCTCTGTGGTGACGCAACAGCGCACCGGGCCCCGCCACGACGTTGAACAGCAGGTTCGTCGGCGTCACCGCCGGGCTCGGCACGCTCAGGACACTGATCTGCACGGGCAGCAGGAAGACGGCTCCGGAAACACCCACGGGCGCGGTGACCACTGATATCAGCAGCCCGGCGGCGAACGCCAGCAGTCCCGTCGACCACGTCACGAAAACCCCCTGGAGAGAACGCTTCGGGCCGGAAGCGGCCCCGGCCCGTACGTCAGTCGCGGTCGAGGCGGAGCGCCTCCGCCGGGCGCACCGGATCACCTGCCGACACCCCGTGCAGGACGTGCGCCAGCACCTCCGCGCCCCGTACGACGCGGGGGCCCGGCCGGTTGAAGCAGGCGGGCCCGTCCAGGACCCACACCTCACCGCCGCGCACCGCGGGCAGCTCCTCCCACCCGGGCAGGGAGGTCAGCAGTTCCCGCTCGCGCAGGGTGCGCTCCGGGCCGAAGCCGCAGGGCATGACCAGGAGCACGTCCGGGCGCGCGGCCCGGACCGCCTCCCAGTCCATCGGCCGGGTGTGCTCGCCCGGGGCGGCGATCAGGGCCTCCCCGCCCGCGCACGCGATCTGCTCCGGCACCCAGTGCCCGGCGGGCCAGAGGGGGTCGAGCCATTCGATCGCCACCACCCGGGGCCGCCGCCGCCCGGCCACCTGCGACCGTACGGCCTCGACCCGCGCGGCGAGCACCTCCCGGCGCTGCCGCGCGTACCGTCCCACGCCGAGCAGTTCGCCCACCGTGACCAGGCAGTCCAGTACGTCGCCCAGCGTGCGCGGCTCCAGGCTCAGCACGCGGGGCCCGCCGTCGAGGACGCGCACCGCCCGGCTCACCCCCGCGTAGGACACCGCGCAGACGTCACACAGGTCCTGGGTCAGGATCACTTCGGGAGCCAGGGTGGCGAGGGCGTCGGTGTCGAGGGTGTAGAGGGAGGAGCCGCTGTGCGCGGCGCCGCCGACCGCGTCGGAGATCTCCCTGCTGCCCAGGGTGTCCGCGGAGAACTCGGCGGAGGTCACCACGGGCACCCCGGCCACCACCTGCGGAGGCCAGTCGCACTCGTGCGTACGGCCCACCAGATCGGCGGCCAGGCCGAGCTCCGCCACGATGTCGGTGGCCGCGGGCAGCAGGGAGACGATGCGCATCCCCCCGACCCTAGGGGATCCGGCGGCTCGCCGGTCCCCGTCGTCGCGGACGTCGGCCGGTGTGCGTTCGAGGCCGGTCCGGGCCGGACGCGCGGGGCGTCCGGCCCGGAGCCGCGGGTGTCAGGAGCCGTCGCCCGACAGGTCCGCGCGGACCTCGTGCGCGGCCGCGACGAGGTTCTCCAGGGAGGCGCGGGTCTCTGTCCAGCCGCGGGTCTTCAGACCGCAGTCGGGATTGACCCAGAGCCGTTCGGCGGGGATGGCAGCGAGCCCCTTGCGCAGGAGGGCCGCTGCCTCCTCGGTACCGGGGACGCGCGGGGAGTGGATGTCCCAGACGCCGGGACCCGCCTCGCGCGGGTAGCCGTGCGCCGCCAGTTCGTCCGCGACCTGCATGTGGGAGCGGGCGGCCTCCAGGCTGATGACGTCGGCGTCGAGGTCGTCGATGGCCTGGACGATGTCGCCGAACTCCGCGTAGCACATGTGGGTGTGGATCTGGGTGTCCGGCCGGACTCCACTGGTGCTCAGACGGAAGGACTCGGTGGCCCACTCCAGATACTCCGCGTGGTCGGCGGCCCGCAGCGGCAGGGTCTCGCGCAGCGCGGGTTCGTCGACCTGGATGACCGAAGTGCCGGCCGCTTCGAGGTCGCCGACCTCCTCGCGCAGGGCGAGGGCCACCTGGCGGGCGGTGTCGCCGAGGGGCTGGTCGTCGCGGACGAAGGACCAGGCGAGCATGGTGACGGGGCCGGTGAGCATGCCCTTGACCGGCTTGGTGGTCTGCGACTGCGCGTACGTGGTCCAGCGGACGGTCATCGGCTCGGGGCGGGAGATGTCCCCGGCCAGCACCGGCGGGCGGACGTAGCGGGTGCCGTACGACTGCACCCAGCCGTGCTGCGTGGCGAGGTACCCCGTCAGCTGCTCGGCGAAGTACTGGACCATGTCGTTGCGTTCGGGCTCGCCGTGCACCAGGACGTCGATCCCGGTCTTCTCCTGGAAGGAGAGCACCTCGCGGATCTCGTCCTTGATGCGCTCCTCGTAGCCGGCGGCGTCGATCCGTCCGGCGCGGAGGTCGGCGCGCGCGGTGCGCAGCTCGTTCGTCTGCGGGAACGAGCCGATCGTGGTGGTCGGCAGCAGTGGCAGACCCAGGTGCGCCCGCTGGGCGGCGGTCCGCTCGGCGTACGGCTGCGAGCGCCGCCCGTCGGCGTCGGTGATGGCCGCGGTGCGGGCGCGGACCGCGGGGTCGTGGGTGATGGCGGAGCCGGCGCGGGAGGCGAGGTCGGCCCGGTTGGCGGCGAGTTCGGCGGCGATGGCGCCGGTGCCCTGGGCGAGACCGCGGGCGAGGGTGGTGATCTCGGTGGTCTTCTGGCGGGCG is drawn from Streptomyces sp. NBC_01232 and contains these coding sequences:
- the tsaD gene encoding tRNA (adenosine(37)-N6)-threonylcarbamoyltransferase complex transferase subunit TsaD — protein: MRRRRRRGAVSGPVVLGIESSCDETGAGIVQDGRLLAHVVASSMDEHARFGGVVPEIAARAHLHAFNPVVRQALDRAGLRLSQIDAVAVTTGPGLSGALQVGLAGAKTLAYAAGVPLYGVHHLAGHVAADTLEHGPLPDPCVVLIVSGGHTSLLLVRDLVREPILHLGDTLDDAAGECFDKVARILGLPYPGGPAIDRAARDGDPKAVTFPRPLTRPGDDPYAFSFSGLKTAAARWAEKHRELGQEPPVADGAAALQEAVADVLTRKALAACRAYDVKTLIVVGGVAANSRVRALAERRCASAGIELRVPPLTLCTDNGAMIAAVGDLLVRSGAEPAPLDVSIDPSAPLEYASLTPLPSAA
- a CDS encoding sulfite exporter TauE/SafE family protein: MTWSTGLLAFAAGLLISVVTAPVGVSGAVFLLPVQISVLSVPSPAVTPTNLLFNVVAGPGALLRHHRAGSLRGPLTRLLVVGTVPGVIIGAVIRVFAVPGPRVFRLLIAALLLPLGLWLLLRTLRPAPARATRRPSPRSTTSLALAVGMVGGIYGIGGGSLLGPVLVGRGAPVATVAPAALAATFITSVVGAVTYALLSLAATGDVAPDWLLGLTCGAGGLVGGYLGARLQPHLPETALRILLGTLAVGVGTLYAVQILR
- a CDS encoding cobalamin-binding protein gives rise to the protein MRIVSLLPAATDIVAELGLAADLVGRTHECDWPPQVVAGVPVVTSAEFSADTLGSREISDAVGGAAHSGSSLYTLDTDALATLAPEVILTQDLCDVCAVSYAGVSRAVRVLDGGPRVLSLEPRTLGDVLDCLVTVGELLGVGRYARQRREVLAARVEAVRSQVAGRRRPRVVAIEWLDPLWPAGHWVPEQIACAGGEALIAAPGEHTRPMDWEAVRAARPDVLLVMPCGFGPERTLRERELLTSLPGWEELPAVRGGEVWVLDGPACFNRPGPRVVRGAEVLAHVLHGVSAGDPVRPAEALRLDRD
- the metE gene encoding 5-methyltetrahydropteroyltriglutamate--homocysteine S-methyltransferase, with protein sequence MTPKPAATAARATVHGYPRQGQNRELKKAVEGYWKGRVTADALRRTAADLRRSNWQQLTDAGIHEVPTGDFSYYDHVLDTSVMVGAVPERHRAAVEAHALDGLFAMARGTQDVAPLEMTKWFDTNYHYLVPELGPDSVFTADSTKQVAELKEALALGHSARPVLVGPITYLLLAKPAPGVAADFQPLTLLDRLLPVYARVLADLRAAGADWVQLDEPALVQDRTPADLSATARAYRDLGAATDRPKLLVASYFDRLGDALPVLAAAPVEGLALDFTGSARANLDDLAAVGGLPGKRLVAGVVNGRNIWINDFQKSLTTLGTLLGLADRVDVASSCSLLHVPLDASAERDIDPQIRRWLSFARQKTTEITTLARGLAQGTGAIAAELAANRADLASRAGSAITHDPAVRARTAAITDADGRRSQPYAERTAAQRAHLGLPLLPTTTIGSFPQTNELRTARADLRAGRIDAAGYEERIKDEIREVLSFQEKTGIDVLVHGEPERNDMVQYFAEQLTGYLATQHGWVQSYGTRYVRPPVLAGDISRPEPMTVRWTTYAQSQTTKPVKGMLTGPVTMLAWSFVRDDQPLGDTARQVALALREEVGDLEAAGTSVIQVDEPALRETLPLRAADHAEYLEWATESFRLSTSGVRPDTQIHTHMCYAEFGDIVQAIDDLDADVISLEAARSHMQVADELAAHGYPREAGPGVWDIHSPRVPGTEEAAALLRKGLAAIPAERLWVNPDCGLKTRGWTETRASLENLVAAAHEVRADLSGDGS